The window GCTCGACTGCGGCCGCCCGGGTCATCGCGTCCTCGTCAGCCCGCTCCAGCAGTTCCATCTCGCCGGTGGTCAGTGTGCCCGTTTTGTCGAAGGCCACCACGTCCGCGTCGGTCGCCGTCTCGAATACCGCGTCACCGGTGACGACGGTCCCGCCGTCGAGTGCCCGACGGATGCCGGCCGCGGTCGCAAGCGGCGTCGCCAGCCCGAGCGCGCAGGGACAGGAGACCACGAGTACCGCCAGCCCGGTCAGCATCGCGTCCGTGGGTGTCGCTCCAGTGGCGAGGTGCCCGCCGGTGGCGAGGACAGCCAGGACGACAACAAGTGGGACGAAGACGGCGGCAATGCGGTCGACCAGTCGCTGGACGCCGCCGCGCGTACTCTGGACCTCCCACAGCAGGTTCGTGAGCCGGTCGACCGTGCTCTCGGCGTCAGGCCCGACACGGGCGACAATACCGCCCTGTGTCACGAGCGACCCACCGATAACCTCGTCGCCGTCCGTCTTCCTGACGGCCAGCGACTCGCCGGTGACGAGCGATTCGTCGACGGCCGCGGTCCCCTCGACGACGGTCCCGTCGACAGGGATTCGCTCGCCGGAGCGGACGACGACAGCATCGCCGGCCGACAGCGCCGCTACGTCGACCTCCTCGTGGCCTCCGTCGATGCGTCGCCGGGCGCTATCGGCCCGCTGTGTCGTGAACTCCGTGAGGCGGTCCAGCGCGCGCCGCCGGACCCGATCCTGATAGTAGTCGCCGACTGAGACGGCCATGACGATGACCGTCGCCACGTCGAAGTACACCTCCGTCCGACCGAGGATGACGGCGACGACACTGTACAGGAAAGCAGTCACGGCGGCCATCGCCACCAGCAAGTCCATGTTCGGACGGCCGGCACGGAGGCTGACGTACGCGCCGCGGAGCAACGGCCACCCGGTGTACCCGACCACAACACCGGTCATCACGGCCATGTTCCACAGCAGGTAAGCCCCCGCCTGCCCCGACGGGTCGAACAGTAACAGGGACTGGTCCACGCCGAGATACGCCGGGTAGAGAAAGAGGATGTACCACAGCATGGTCATCATCCCGAAGAAGCCACCAACGATGAGCCGCCCCTCAAGTTCGTACTCGTCGTCGGTCTCCGTGGCCTGCAGGCTTGCGTCGTAGCCGGTGCCGGCCACCGCGTCCGCGAGGTCCGACTCCGAGAGCGCGTCGGTGTCGTAGGTGAGTTTCATCGTCCCCGTCGGATAGCTGGCGGCCGCGGCGGCGATGCCATCGTGGTCTGTGGCCCGCGCTTCGAGGAACGTCTCGCAGGTCGCACAGTGCATCCCGTCGACCGAGAGGAACGTGGTCTCGCCGTCGGCGTCGTCCGGATCGGGGCCAGTGTCGGCAGCATCGCGGGTCTCCGTAGCCGGGTCGTCGAGCGTCCGCGCGACCTCCAGACAGCCGCGACAGCAGAACGTCCCCTCCACGGCGTCGTCGCTGACGGGCGCGTCAACCGGTAGGTCACAGAGCGTGCAGGTGGTCACATCCATGGCATCGGCAGGGGTGGTTTCGGGATGGCGATACCGAACGCCGCCAGCCCGTTCGACAGCGGGACGAGCGCGAGCGCGATGAAAACGACACCGAGCGCCCGATGCAACGTCGCGCGATGGCCCGGCGACAGTGTTCCGAAGGCGGTCCCGTAGGCGAACACCAGCGGA of the Haloarcula rubripromontorii genome contains:
- a CDS encoding heavy metal translocating P-type ATPase — its product is MTTCTLCDLPVDAPVSDDAVEGTFCCRGCLEVARTLDDPATETRDAADTGPDPDDADGETTFLSVDGMHCATCETFLEARATDHDGIAAAAASYPTGTMKLTYDTDALSESDLADAVAGTGYDASLQATETDDEYELEGRLIVGGFFGMMTMLWYILFLYPAYLGVDQSLLLFDPSGQAGAYLLWNMAVMTGVVVGYTGWPLLRGAYVSLRAGRPNMDLLVAMAAVTAFLYSVVAVILGRTEVYFDVATVIVMAVSVGDYYQDRVRRRALDRLTEFTTQRADSARRRIDGGHEEVDVAALSAGDAVVVRSGERIPVDGTVVEGTAAVDESLVTGESLAVRKTDGDEVIGGSLVTQGGIVARVGPDAESTVDRLTNLLWEVQSTRGGVQRLVDRIAAVFVPLVVVLAVLATGGHLATGATPTDAMLTGLAVLVVSCPCALGLATPLATAAGIRRALDGGTVVTGDAVFETATDADVVAFDKTGTLTTGEMELLERADEDAMTRAAAVEQFADHPIAEAVTDAVRIPDAAVSAFEQHPGQGVSATVDGDHVVVGTQALFDDLGFDVPADLRARCERATANGRVPALVGWEDEARDVLVAGDRLRSHWESVVSTLSRDRDVVVITGDRPEAATPFERHDGVDEVFAGVPPEAKAEVVERLQSRGTVAMVGDGSNDAPALATADVGIAMASGTSLAADAADAVVTTDDLRAVPDVFAVTAATRTRVRQNLAWAFCYNAVALPLALLGVLNPLFAALAMTASSLLVVGNSTRTLAGTASHGEPNPDEPAAPKQPAAAD